The following proteins come from a genomic window of Shewanella halifaxensis HAW-EB4:
- the recC gene encoding exodeoxyribonuclease V subunit gamma — protein sequence MLYLVQSNQMEALSQLLASELRTPLPDTPLLMPEHILVQSPGMSTWLRLEIARQNNIAAGLEFPLPSSFIWQLCHTLLDDVPKENAFTKAAMTWKLMELLPTLIDREDFLPLANYLNNGNGEPSANDVASNSDVTSNSHDVSAETANAVSVEPEQNPLKLYQLCGQIADIFDQYLVYRPDWIAAWEANEPRLPPKGDKLSPAQAWQPILWRALIDFNANRLNKSRYHRANLHQSLFDALDDPNTSLDALPRRLFVFGISSMAPQTLDVLHYLAKRIDVIMLNLSPCQHYWGDIVDPRLRARMALQYADKQKLEVEWEDKLEVGNPLLANNGKMGRELLDLLLELPEEHTAFNFDCYQEPSTDTMLSGVQYDILELSTRGQSLGPDAALYLSLDGRRVFEPSDNSITVRSCHSPLREVETLHDHLLEMLSRPISDEQLADQVTPLAPKDIVIMMPDVAAYAPYIDAVFGAKQGSHFIPYAIADRGAAQESPLISSFLHLLKINQSRFGLTDILSILEVPAVLRRFELDDDGLAVIKRWLEQAGVRWGRDETSRTEYQLPAFEQNSWAFGIKRLILGYSFSDDSPLYQHSLSVNGVEGQTAQSLGKLLDFIEALDDVHQSLGQVCSLNERMAQLESILENFYEVDDDEMVQQQEIRDAIVKLNEELTEAGHTTPLTIEVLQNWFNSRLSESRVGQRYLAGSVNFCTLMPMRSIPFKLVCLLGMNDGVYPRVQHPVGFDLVAQMGPRKGDRSRRLDDRYLFLEAILSAREQLYISYIGNSERDDSERIPSMLVSELIEYCQLVYLPKSLEGEQTSAEQASPALIDDIEKRIRAHLIHKQPLQPFDNRLYTAPESVASRGQSPSAEQLSGQVQQSYSAQWCPAPIKPIDSLSAKAQSHYKYFIGESTQLLPFSDETSLDNSELELSALIRFFRNPAQYFFNRTLKVDLGLDIQADDNDEPFSLNALERYKLQAILLDNAIESGEQQPAAELLERLKAQGNLPLKPFDDLILNQYLHDITPLIGRSLYLKGEHAQSVNIDLLFDELGLHLVGRIDDLSAKGLVNYRPGTANGRDLIRVYLRHLCLCAMQQPELKQELKQELNTENNQALNRHTPITSYLLDIGHFHAFAPITAEQAKAQLSQWLSCFKQGQAHPLMFMPRTALAYVEAEGSHRQKLLEAQSLWLDEQSQLGEGLEPHFQRLFSFPEDFTEETFAATVNTLLSPLLSLYYKDKLSELATFVESGNDTVDLQKASSQTSQSEAN from the coding sequence ATGCTATATCTAGTCCAATCTAACCAAATGGAAGCACTGTCACAGCTGCTAGCCAGCGAGCTGCGTACACCATTACCTGATACCCCTTTGTTGATGCCTGAGCATATTTTGGTACAGAGCCCAGGTATGTCTACATGGTTGAGACTCGAAATAGCCAGGCAAAATAATATTGCGGCAGGGCTTGAGTTTCCATTGCCATCAAGCTTTATCTGGCAGCTATGCCATACCTTGCTCGATGATGTGCCCAAGGAGAACGCCTTCACCAAAGCGGCAATGACTTGGAAACTGATGGAGCTGCTGCCAACACTTATCGACCGAGAAGATTTTTTACCTCTGGCAAATTACCTCAATAATGGTAATGGTGAGCCGAGTGCCAATGATGTGGCCAGTAACAGTGATGTGACCAGTAACAGTCACGATGTGAGTGCAGAAACCGCCAACGCAGTTAGTGTTGAGCCAGAGCAAAACCCACTTAAGTTATATCAACTCTGTGGTCAAATTGCCGACATCTTCGACCAATATTTAGTTTATCGCCCCGATTGGATAGCAGCATGGGAAGCGAATGAGCCAAGATTACCACCAAAGGGTGACAAACTCAGCCCAGCTCAAGCTTGGCAACCCATTCTATGGCGAGCGCTTATCGACTTTAATGCTAATCGCTTAAACAAGAGCCGATATCACCGTGCCAACCTACACCAATCACTGTTTGATGCATTGGATGACCCCAATACCAGTTTAGATGCCCTGCCTAGACGGCTATTTGTTTTTGGGATCTCGTCGATGGCGCCGCAGACTCTCGACGTACTCCACTATCTAGCCAAACGCATCGATGTGATCATGCTTAACCTCAGTCCGTGTCAGCACTATTGGGGGGATATTGTCGACCCGCGCCTGCGCGCACGTATGGCACTACAGTACGCCGATAAACAAAAGCTAGAAGTGGAGTGGGAAGATAAGCTTGAGGTCGGTAACCCGCTCTTGGCTAATAATGGCAAAATGGGGCGTGAATTACTCGACTTACTGTTAGAGCTGCCAGAAGAACATACTGCATTCAATTTTGACTGCTATCAAGAGCCGAGCACCGACACTATGCTCAGCGGTGTGCAATACGATATCCTCGAGTTAAGCACCCGTGGCCAGAGTCTTGGTCCCGATGCCGCGCTTTATTTAAGCTTAGATGGCAGGCGCGTTTTCGAACCAAGTGATAACTCCATTACCGTGCGAAGCTGCCACAGCCCACTCAGAGAAGTCGAAACGCTGCATGATCACTTGCTTGAGATGTTATCTCGTCCTATTTCTGATGAACAACTTGCAGACCAGGTTACACCGCTGGCCCCAAAAGATATCGTGATCATGATGCCCGATGTCGCGGCCTACGCGCCTTACATCGATGCTGTATTTGGCGCTAAACAAGGTAGCCACTTTATCCCTTATGCGATAGCGGATCGCGGCGCTGCGCAAGAATCGCCACTGATCTCAAGCTTTTTGCACTTACTAAAAATTAACCAGAGCCGTTTTGGACTTACCGATATTCTCAGCATTTTAGAAGTGCCTGCTGTGCTGCGTCGCTTTGAGCTAGACGATGACGGACTGGCAGTGATTAAACGCTGGCTAGAACAAGCGGGCGTGCGCTGGGGCCGCGATGAAACCAGTCGCACCGAATATCAGTTGCCAGCATTCGAGCAAAACTCATGGGCTTTTGGCATAAAACGCTTGATCTTAGGTTATAGCTTCAGTGATGACTCGCCGCTCTATCAACACAGCTTATCGGTTAATGGTGTTGAGGGACAAACAGCCCAGTCGCTAGGAAAATTACTCGACTTTATCGAAGCGCTCGATGATGTGCACCAATCGCTTGGCCAAGTATGTAGCTTAAATGAGCGTATGGCGCAGCTAGAGTCCATACTCGAAAACTTCTATGAGGTTGATGACGATGAAATGGTACAACAGCAAGAGATCCGCGATGCCATCGTTAAACTCAATGAAGAGTTAACCGAAGCGGGACATACAACGCCATTAACCATCGAAGTATTACAGAACTGGTTTAATAGTCGTCTGTCTGAATCTCGCGTAGGTCAGCGCTATCTTGCCGGAAGCGTCAATTTCTGTACCTTGATGCCAATGCGCTCAATTCCGTTTAAATTGGTATGCTTACTCGGCATGAACGATGGCGTCTACCCACGAGTACAGCATCCGGTTGGTTTCGATCTGGTAGCGCAAATGGGACCAAGAAAAGGTGACCGTTCTCGTCGATTAGATGATCGGTATCTATTTTTAGAAGCCATTTTATCGGCGCGCGAGCAGCTTTACATCAGCTATATTGGTAACAGCGAGCGTGATGACTCAGAGCGGATCCCCTCGATGTTGGTCTCTGAATTAATAGAGTACTGCCAACTGGTTTACCTGCCTAAGAGTTTAGAAGGCGAGCAAACATCAGCGGAGCAAGCATCCCCCGCCTTAATCGATGATATTGAGAAACGGATCCGTGCGCATCTGATTCACAAGCAGCCACTGCAGCCGTTTGATAACCGACTCTATACTGCGCCAGAGTCTGTGGCTAGTCGCGGACAAAGCCCTAGTGCTGAACAGCTAAGCGGACAAGTCCAGCAAAGCTACTCGGCTCAGTGGTGCCCGGCTCCTATCAAGCCGATAGATAGCCTGTCAGCGAAAGCGCAAAGTCACTACAAATATTTCATTGGTGAAAGTACGCAGCTGCTACCATTTAGCGATGAAACGAGCTTGGATAACAGCGAACTTGAGCTGTCGGCGCTGATCCGCTTTTTTAGAAATCCGGCGCAATATTTCTTTAACCGCACCTTAAAGGTCGACCTTGGGCTTGATATTCAAGCCGATGATAATGACGAGCCTTTTAGCTTAAACGCCCTCGAACGCTACAAGCTGCAAGCCATACTGTTAGACAATGCCATCGAAAGTGGTGAGCAGCAGCCCGCTGCTGAATTGTTAGAGCGCTTGAAAGCTCAAGGCAACTTACCGTTAAAGCCCTTTGACGACCTGATCTTAAATCAATACTTACATGATATTACGCCATTAATTGGACGAAGCTTATACCTAAAAGGTGAACATGCTCAATCGGTCAATATCGATCTATTATTTGATGAGCTTGGATTACATCTGGTTGGCCGTATTGATGATTTAAGTGCAAAAGGCTTAGTGAACTACCGACCGGGCACCGCCAATGGCCGCGACTTAATTCGCGTCTATTTAAGGCACCTTTGCCTTTGTGCCATGCAGCAGCCAGAACTTAAACAAGAGCTTAAACAAGAACTAAATACAGAAAATAATCAAGCGCTAAACAGACACACGCCAATAACCAGTTATCTACTCGATATTGGCCATTTTCATGCGTTTGCTCCCATCACTGCCGAGCAAGCAAAAGCGCAGTTGAGTCAATGGTTAAGCTGCTTCAAGCAAGGCCAAGCACATCCGCTGATGTTTATGCCGCGTACAGCGCTGGCCTACGTAGAAGCTGAAGGTAGCCACAGACAGAAACTACTCGAAGCGCAGTCTCTATGGTTAGATGAGCAGAGTCAGTTAGGTGAAGGCTTAGAGCCCCACTTCCAGCGTTTATTTAGCTTCCCAGAAGACTTTACTGAAGAGACATTCGCAGCAACGGTAAATACGCTACTTTCGCCGTTACTGAGCTTGTATTACAAAGATAAACTCAGTGAGTTAGCCACTTTTGTTGAGTCGGGTAACGACACGGTAGATTTACAAAAAGCCTCTTCGCAAACTAGTCAAAGCGAGGCGAACTAA
- the recB gene encoding exodeoxyribonuclease V subunit beta, producing the protein MISTAEQPLTATIVTEPLDTLTLPFGGSRLIEASAGTGKTFTIAGLYVRLLLGHGIESPLTCEQILVVTFTNAATGELRDRIRKKIQLAYRRFIGLEVDDELINALYAATDESELAIARKRLDLALKSLDEAAIFTIHGFCQRILADMAFESSLLFESEFTLDDSEFLHHAVRDFWREKCYPLNGSLADVIQAKFSEPDALSRQLRPLLGASNAVAAPTPEAFDKLEANLTQSLSRFKLIWPTEREQTETMLHALPLNGARFGKKADGYPKLAKMLDDIDNWVTFGQGLPPAKALEALSLNSLKLNKGGEIPSAEQAPMLAHMERLTQLTSNLIPSFLYCARDGIAKRFAKQKLERNLLTPDDLLLTLAGALSASTDNSLASSISQRFPVALIDEFQDTDPLQFEIFNTIYQSTASDSSPAQQDKLSLLMIGDPKQAIYAFRGADIHTYIQAREQTAKHYNLDTNYRSNRQMVDAVNGIFSHRADPFISQSIPFEAVKASSFADKKSLKEQVEDKSALRLRVLSEESEKGLNKTTARQLLADDVANEIALLLTDAQQNLCAIGDKPLKAKDIAVLVRDRHEANVIKSALSLRQIGAVFLSRDSVFNTLEARELTLVLYAMADPKDERALRSALATSLLGYSAEAIHHFNQDEDSRQTLLEQFAQLHQVWLKRGIMPALLTLASQTQIIERLLNAEEGERRLTDFRHLGELLQQKATELDGSSALINWFEQALIENQPSEEAQLRLESEQNLVQIVTIHKSKGLEYPICFVPFVSLSRDNRKKPSPMLYHDNNKLIWDIEQSEEGWERQKRETLAEDLRLLYVALTRPVLKCYLYIANHSRFTKKSGMSSQLHETAIGYLLGIEDKACDYERLLTQAKRLQASTPDAISLKELAPAGSDVALSAEPIILARDESIETHFAPKVLKRPHLTPWRVGSYSGLVKHLAHEKVLPGADDEVFPEVDVIIDEVDNTPSRFTFERGANAGSFMHLVLELIDFTQAETDLDEQLPIAMSKYGIDETWVEVLKLWYIDLLHAPLATDSSLKLAQLMPQQKLVEMEFYLPISALNADKLNALLTEFGYSAGLSFDDLQGMLKGFIDLTFEHNNQYFIADYKSNHLGDDLSQYHYSNMQQAIRSHRYDLQYIIYTLALHRYLSLRMANYDYDLHMGGSFYLFLRGMSVNSPQSGVYYDKPPKLLIEKLDALFTNSATQHCETLSMSAPTSGSMAQDNTSVEVK; encoded by the coding sequence ATGATCAGTACAGCAGAGCAGCCACTCACAGCTACAATTGTGACCGAGCCTTTAGATACACTGACGCTGCCTTTTGGCGGCAGTCGCTTAATTGAGGCCAGTGCAGGTACTGGTAAAACCTTTACCATTGCGGGTTTATACGTACGTTTACTACTCGGTCATGGTATTGAGTCACCGTTAACCTGTGAGCAAATATTGGTGGTGACCTTTACTAATGCGGCAACGGGGGAGCTTAGGGATCGTATTCGTAAAAAGATCCAACTCGCCTACCGACGCTTTATCGGTCTAGAGGTCGATGATGAGTTAATCAATGCGCTTTATGCAGCAACAGATGAAAGTGAACTAGCTATCGCCCGTAAACGTTTAGACTTAGCGCTTAAGTCACTCGATGAGGCCGCTATCTTTACTATTCATGGTTTTTGTCAGCGTATTTTGGCTGATATGGCCTTTGAGTCCTCTTTATTATTTGAGTCCGAATTTACCTTAGACGATAGCGAGTTCTTGCACCATGCCGTGCGGGATTTTTGGCGTGAGAAGTGTTACCCATTAAATGGCAGTTTAGCCGATGTGATCCAAGCTAAGTTTAGTGAGCCTGATGCACTATCACGCCAACTGAGGCCACTCTTGGGGGCCAGCAATGCCGTAGCCGCCCCCACACCTGAAGCCTTTGATAAGCTAGAAGCCAATCTCACTCAAAGCTTGAGCCGCTTTAAACTGATTTGGCCAACAGAGCGCGAACAGACTGAAACCATGCTACATGCATTGCCACTCAACGGGGCACGTTTTGGTAAAAAAGCAGACGGCTACCCTAAACTTGCCAAAATGCTCGATGATATCGATAACTGGGTAACCTTCGGCCAAGGCTTACCCCCCGCAAAGGCGCTTGAGGCTTTGTCACTCAATAGCCTTAAATTAAATAAAGGCGGAGAGATCCCATCAGCAGAGCAAGCACCTATGCTTGCTCATATGGAGCGACTCACTCAGTTAACCTCAAATTTAATTCCAAGCTTTCTTTATTGCGCCAGAGATGGCATTGCCAAGCGTTTTGCCAAGCAAAAACTTGAGCGCAACCTGCTGACGCCTGATGATCTGCTGCTAACCCTTGCTGGTGCACTTAGTGCGTCAACAGACAATAGCCTGGCCAGCAGTATTAGCCAACGCTTTCCTGTGGCATTAATTGATGAGTTCCAAGATACCGATCCGTTGCAGTTTGAGATCTTTAACACCATTTATCAAAGCACAGCTTCTGATAGCAGCCCGGCGCAACAGGACAAGCTCAGCCTGTTGATGATTGGCGATCCCAAACAAGCGATTTACGCATTTCGCGGCGCTGATATTCACACCTATATCCAGGCGCGAGAGCAAACCGCCAAACATTACAATCTAGATACTAACTATCGCTCGAATAGACAGATGGTTGATGCCGTTAATGGCATTTTTAGCCACCGAGCAGACCCTTTTATCAGTCAGTCGATTCCGTTTGAGGCCGTTAAAGCCTCGAGTTTTGCCGATAAAAAAAGCCTCAAAGAGCAAGTAGAAGATAAAAGCGCATTAAGACTGAGAGTATTAAGCGAAGAGAGCGAAAAAGGCCTCAATAAGACGACCGCGCGGCAGTTATTAGCCGATGATGTCGCCAATGAAATTGCGTTATTACTCACAGATGCACAGCAAAATCTGTGCGCTATTGGCGATAAGCCGCTCAAAGCGAAAGATATTGCCGTATTGGTCAGAGACCGCCATGAAGCAAATGTCATTAAATCGGCATTAAGCTTACGCCAAATTGGCGCGGTATTTTTAAGCCGAGACAGCGTGTTTAATACCTTAGAAGCCCGAGAGCTTACACTCGTGCTTTATGCCATGGCCGACCCTAAAGATGAGCGCGCATTAAGAAGTGCGCTTGCCACATCACTACTCGGTTACAGCGCCGAGGCGATTCATCACTTTAACCAAGATGAAGATAGTCGCCAAACACTGCTTGAGCAATTTGCGCAGCTGCATCAAGTGTGGCTAAAGCGCGGCATTATGCCGGCGTTATTAACCTTGGCCAGTCAAACCCAGATCATCGAGCGTTTACTCAATGCTGAAGAGGGTGAACGACGTCTAACAGATTTTAGGCACCTTGGTGAACTGCTGCAGCAAAAAGCCACCGAACTCGATGGCAGCAGCGCACTCATTAACTGGTTCGAGCAAGCGCTAATTGAAAACCAGCCAAGTGAAGAGGCGCAGCTGCGCTTAGAAAGCGAGCAGAACTTAGTACAGATTGTCACTATCCATAAGAGTAAGGGGCTTGAATACCCTATCTGCTTTGTGCCGTTTGTCAGCTTAAGTCGTGATAATCGTAAAAAACCTTCACCTATGCTGTATCACGATAACAATAAACTTATCTGGGATATTGAGCAGAGTGAGGAAGGCTGGGAACGTCAAAAGCGTGAAACCTTGGCCGAAGATCTGCGCTTACTCTATGTCGCGCTAACTCGCCCAGTACTCAAGTGCTACCTGTATATTGCCAACCACAGCCGCTTTACTAAAAAGTCAGGTATGAGCAGTCAATTACATGAAACCGCTATCGGTTATTTGCTAGGGATTGAAGATAAAGCCTGTGATTATGAAAGGCTGCTTACTCAAGCTAAACGATTGCAAGCTTCAACGCCCGACGCCATTAGCCTAAAAGAGCTCGCGCCTGCTGGCAGCGATGTCGCGCTGAGCGCTGAGCCAATAATCTTGGCAAGAGATGAGTCTATAGAGACTCACTTTGCCCCTAAAGTGCTCAAACGCCCACACCTTACACCTTGGCGTGTGGGTAGTTATTCTGGTCTTGTCAAACACTTAGCCCATGAGAAGGTATTGCCAGGCGCAGATGATGAGGTCTTTCCAGAAGTAGATGTCATTATCGATGAGGTTGATAATACCCCCTCTCGCTTTACCTTTGAGCGCGGCGCAAATGCTGGTAGCTTTATGCACTTGGTGCTAGAGCTAATTGATTTTACTCAGGCCGAAACCGATTTAGATGAGCAATTACCCATCGCTATGAGTAAATATGGCATAGATGAAACTTGGGTTGAGGTGCTAAAACTATGGTATATCGACCTATTGCATGCCCCCCTTGCTACCGATAGTTCTTTGAAGCTTGCGCAATTAATGCCACAGCAAAAGCTAGTTGAAATGGAGTTTTATCTGCCGATATCAGCCCTTAACGCCGATAAACTTAATGCCCTGTTAACTGAGTTTGGCTATAGCGCAGGCCTTAGCTTTGATGACTTACAAGGCATGTTAAAAGGCTTTATCGATTTAACCTTTGAGCATAATAATCAGTACTTTATTGCCGATTACAAGTCGAATCATCTAGGCGATGACTTGAGTCAGTATCATTACAGCAATATGCAACAAGCCATTCGCTCTCACCGTTATGATCTGCAATATATTATCTACACGCTTGCCCTGCACCGCTACCTTTCACTGCGCATGGCAAACTACGATTATGATCTGCATATGGGTGGCAGTTTCTATCTGTTTTTACGGGGGATGTCTGTTAATAGCCCTCAATCGGGTGTGTATTACGACAAGCCGCCTAAATTACTTATCGAAAAGCTAGATGCGTTATTTACAAACTCGGCAACTCAACACTGTGAGACACTCTCAATGTCAGCTCCAACGTCAGGCTCAATGGCACAAGATAATACCTCTGTGGAGGTCAAATGA
- a CDS encoding transglutaminase TgpA family protein, with protein MTEKERQSISRHTLMWLLITNIAILTPLYEQVTLWSLAICAICIFWRIGIYLGKVAKPPKWLVTSLAFASATTLAMVASQIGILTAMVNLLILGYALKYIEMRNRRDVRAVVLVGYFLIAFTFIQQQTLFSTLHLLIVTIINTCVLISLYHDDGNFKYAAKLGSKIIIQSLPLAIILFLVLPRLPPLWMVPPQNGAQTGLSDKVSFGDISQLTRSSELAFRATFEGDAPSNDKLYWRAIVLEDYNGKDWTQNSRILTALSQPNASDPLDNDGKLNVSVDYSIIAEPSAQNWLFGLDVATTQDPGINALADHTLYANRPIDQRRLYQVTSFDNRIMDPQLSAIDKAINLSLPKNSNPKTQALAQQFFANYPSTVARLDAMMRYFTQQPYFYTLRPPRVGEQQIDDFLIDNKAGFCVHYASAFAFMARVMGIPARLVTGYQGAEFNPAAGYYSIYQYMAHAWVEVWLPSEGWVRFDPTAMIAPERIEQGFDAFFDPQSTYLLDNPFNALGYRDNAILNQLRMQFASVDYFWSVWVLGFNSQKQQRVLEEILGEVTQTKLAIFILISLCVIGLAIAYSAGLIQFHRSSDKHLNAYYSVCKMLRQRGLPREHHEGPQDYNLRVAAAFPAIAKDFDKLTQNFVTIKYQKVSKSALKRFSRLLIKQSRWLKINIIKQRLALNKTNT; from the coding sequence ATGACGGAAAAAGAGAGGCAGAGCATTTCACGTCATACACTAATGTGGTTACTCATCACCAATATCGCTATCTTGACGCCGCTTTATGAACAAGTCACCCTGTGGTCACTGGCTATCTGTGCAATCTGTATCTTTTGGCGGATCGGGATCTATCTAGGGAAAGTCGCTAAACCACCCAAATGGCTAGTGACGAGTCTAGCCTTTGCTTCAGCAACCACACTTGCCATGGTTGCAAGCCAAATTGGCATCCTCACCGCTATGGTCAACCTGCTGATCTTAGGTTATGCGCTTAAATATATTGAGATGCGTAACCGCCGAGATGTGCGGGCCGTAGTTCTAGTTGGCTACTTTCTTATCGCGTTTACCTTTATCCAGCAGCAAACCTTATTCTCTACTCTGCATTTATTAATTGTAACCATCATTAATACCTGTGTGCTGATCAGCCTCTATCACGACGACGGCAACTTTAAATATGCCGCCAAGCTGGGTAGCAAAATTATCATTCAGAGCCTTCCCCTTGCGATTATTTTATTTCTCGTCTTACCCCGTCTTCCCCCTTTATGGATGGTGCCTCCACAAAATGGCGCCCAAACCGGACTATCAGATAAAGTCAGCTTTGGTGATATTAGCCAGCTTACACGCTCAAGTGAACTGGCTTTTAGAGCCACTTTTGAAGGAGATGCACCAAGCAACGACAAACTGTATTGGCGGGCTATTGTGCTCGAAGACTACAATGGCAAAGATTGGACTCAAAACTCGCGTATTTTAACTGCGCTATCGCAGCCTAACGCGAGCGACCCATTAGATAACGATGGCAAATTAAATGTTAGCGTCGATTACAGTATTATCGCAGAACCCAGTGCCCAAAATTGGTTATTTGGCTTAGATGTTGCGACCACTCAAGACCCAGGGATTAATGCCCTAGCCGATCATACTCTTTATGCCAATCGACCCATCGATCAAAGGCGTCTCTATCAAGTGACTAGTTTTGATAACCGCATTATGGACCCACAACTTAGTGCAATCGACAAAGCGATAAACCTAAGCCTACCCAAGAATAGTAACCCTAAGACCCAAGCCTTAGCCCAGCAGTTTTTTGCCAACTACCCATCTACTGTCGCGCGGCTCGATGCCATGATGCGCTACTTTACCCAGCAGCCCTATTTCTATACTTTACGTCCACCTCGGGTCGGCGAGCAGCAAATTGATGATTTTCTTATCGATAACAAGGCGGGATTTTGTGTGCACTATGCCAGTGCATTCGCGTTTATGGCCAGAGTGATGGGGATCCCTGCACGATTAGTTACTGGCTACCAAGGCGCAGAGTTTAATCCCGCTGCGGGTTACTACAGCATTTATCAATATATGGCACATGCCTGGGTTGAGGTTTGGTTACCAAGTGAAGGCTGGGTGCGGTTTGACCCAACGGCAATGATAGCACCAGAGCGAATCGAACAAGGGTTTGATGCATTTTTTGACCCACAAAGCACCTACCTTCTGGATAATCCCTTTAACGCGCTAGGTTATCGTGACAACGCCATTCTCAATCAACTACGGATGCAATTTGCCAGCGTCGATTATTTTTGGAGTGTGTGGGTACTTGGATTTAATAGCCAAAAGCAGCAACGAGTATTAGAGGAGATCTTAGGTGAGGTCACCCAAACAAAACTGGCTATTTTTATCCTTATTAGCCTTTGTGTTATTGGGTTAGCCATCGCATACAGCGCGGGATTAATCCAATTTCACCGCTCAAGTGATAAACACCTCAACGCCTATTACTCTGTGTGTAAAATGCTTCGCCAACGAGGACTCCCTCGGGAGCATCATGAGGGCCCACAAGATTATAACCTCAGAGTTGCAGCCGCCTTCCCCGCCATCGCAAAGGATTTTGACAAGCTGACCCAAAATTTTGTGACCATAAAATATCAAAAGGTCAGTAAAAGTGCCCTTAAGCGTTTTTCTCGATTACTTATCAAGCAATCGAGATGGTTAAAAATCAATATCATCAAACAGAGATTGGCACTTAATAAAACAAACACATAG
- a CDS encoding DUF58 domain-containing protein — translation MQSRSKLNTKLKQIWQRWISRRIPAKEQITLSHKSIFILPTGFGLAWIFLFVLLFLFGTNYQNNLVMGLSFLLLSIFNTCIIYSYKNLAGLTLSSSKASNGFAGQAVYFPINLSSPNNAYEIQLNFQNQPLEVVKTVNSHQTQTLVTYNHSHRGINRPGRIKIETRYPLGLCRAWSHIDLALAQLAFTQPIIDPNPIQLSANQSDDPQDTGKYVAGVDEYKGLKEYQVGEPLKQVAWKQWAQGRGMLTKEFEEPQGAPMWLSLQATANDIELALSHLSWHTEQLSAKNQAFGLIIDGVSIPPAHGEQHRVQVQTQLALFSSDGESPELEPQGHASHDMLQEQSQNQSRNHELNTPQPSLQSNAKIDPQQAKL, via the coding sequence ATGCAGAGCCGTAGCAAACTAAACACTAAGCTCAAACAAATATGGCAGCGATGGATCTCTCGCAGAATTCCCGCAAAAGAGCAGATAACCCTTAGCCATAAGAGCATTTTTATCCTGCCGACTGGATTTGGACTGGCGTGGATTTTTCTATTCGTCTTACTCTTCTTATTTGGCACCAATTACCAAAACAACCTTGTTATGGGCTTAAGCTTTTTACTCTTAAGTATCTTTAACACCTGCATTATCTATAGTTATAAAAATTTGGCAGGACTGACTCTATCAAGCAGTAAAGCCAGCAATGGCTTCGCTGGCCAAGCTGTCTATTTTCCAATTAACTTAAGCTCGCCAAATAATGCCTATGAGATCCAACTTAATTTTCAAAACCAGCCTCTGGAAGTCGTTAAAACTGTTAATAGTCATCAAACGCAAACCTTAGTGACCTACAATCACTCGCATCGCGGCATCAATCGTCCCGGCAGAATAAAGATAGAAACTCGGTATCCCCTAGGGCTTTGTAGGGCCTGGTCCCATATAGATTTAGCCCTAGCTCAGTTGGCATTTACGCAGCCTATAATCGACCCTAATCCAATTCAGCTAAGCGCAAATCAAAGTGATGATCCGCAAGATACTGGCAAGTATGTTGCGGGAGTCGATGAGTATAAAGGACTCAAAGAGTACCAAGTCGGTGAGCCATTAAAGCAAGTCGCCTGGAAACAATGGGCTCAGGGGCGCGGTATGCTAACCAAAGAGTTTGAAGAGCCACAAGGTGCGCCGATGTGGTTATCCTTGCAAGCTACCGCTAATGATATAGAGCTCGCATTAAGTCACCTCTCTTGGCATACAGAACAATTAAGCGCCAAGAACCAGGCCTTTGGCCTTATCATCGACGGCGTCTCAATCCCACCGGCTCACGGTGAACAACACCGAGTTCAGGTTCAAACTCAATTAGCGTTATTCTCAAGCGATGGTGAAAGCCCAGAGCTTGAGCCTCAAGGCCATGCTTCACATGACATGTTACAGGAGCAGTCACAAAATCAATCACGAAATCACGAGCTAAATACCCCACAACCGAGTTTGCAATCCAACGCAAAAATTGATCCTCAACAGGCCAAGCTATGA